The nucleotide sequence GGTGGCGGGCTTTTCCTTCTCACTTGGCTGGGGAGCAAGAgcccttctcccttccccagcGCAGCGAGGAGCTGGAGGTGGAAGCTGTTGTATTCCCAGTGCCATTATTAGGGCCTTCCTATGCATaatttacagctggtatagcagagtggggaggagagcctggctgggagtccagagtctgtgagttcaaatccccactcgtgtctcctgggtgtcaagggccagctaaagatcaccctcacagtgagtggctcaggggttgcgtgccctgccacctgtgcagctgtgggcaagctgcatagtcccaaggagcccagttgccccccccagctggcagttgcggacaaggaagaggctggcttgtgcaggtgtggcaagctgagcaggccctagccagctggggaggactagcctcagagggaggcaatggtaaaccccctctgaatgccgcttaccatgaaaaccctattcatagggtcgcggtaagttgggatcgacttgaaagcagtccatttcatttttcatgcataatttgttcactgctgcctgCCCTGGGCATGTTTTCTCAAAACATCACATTTTCCTTGGTAGTTAACCGAAGCGTAGACAGAACAAGAGGCAAATGGCATGGTTGGTATATCAAGCTGTAATGAAAAAACCATCTCCTGGTCTATGTTTGCTAATCTACCACGAAATGTGCATTGGGTTAAAAAAAGATGATGATTAGGCTAGGCCTAATCCTAAAGATGCTTCcaggctgttgctattttcaggtatGAATCAGTCACAAGTTGTGCAAtgaaagttgatttggagctcttgcagacaaacctgcttccccaaaagatcagactttgtTCTATAagcaaagtgatgggaaaatgcactggaaagtgtgaaatAAAGGTTGATTTGATATGCCATCTacccttgttgttatgtgccttggtgaccctatgaatcagcggcctccagtagcatctgtcatgaaccaccctgttcagatcgtgtaagttcaggtctgtgacttccttgatggaaaaaaaaaaacccatggcAAGGCAAGGTATATAAATGGTAAGGAAGAATCTGATACATGTTGTAGCGTCCCAGTCTATGTACTCATAAAGTCCCTCCTTCCACAAGCATCTACAGCTCCTAGACAAAATGGGCTTGAGCTATTAATGCTGTTAAAATGAATTTGGAGGAAGAGAGCAAGATTACACATGCCAAACTAATCCATGGCCATTGTACAGGACCTGCACATAGTGCTGTAAATATGTGAGCTCAAAAGGAGATCATAGTTACTTTACTCCTCTGGTCCTGACATGTTGCTGCTGTTTGGCTTAGAGtgtccaaacctgggctcatggtttatctTACTGGAGACaagccatgagctgtaaccaaggtttgttctttggTTTACAGCTCGTGTTTTCtctggagaaggcagcagcagaaggacCAACAAAGGAGCCCAGCAGCTGCaacctcctctctgggagccctcATGCATTTTcacttagcattacatgtgaaccagctcACTAAGCTGAATGTGTGGAAGTCAAGAACAGGGACAGCTCACACGATTCTGCTTCCCTTCCTCCATTCGTTCACTGTTAATTCTAAAAAGTGTTTTAATCTGGTAACTGACTGAAAACCTCCAACTGTATTTAACAGAAAATGAATTCAGACAAAATGGTGCCATCTTAATGGTTGTCTCTCCAA is from Rhineura floridana isolate rRhiFlo1 chromosome 3, rRhiFlo1.hap2, whole genome shotgun sequence and encodes:
- the LOC133380604 gene encoding uncharacterized protein LOC133380604 isoform X1; its protein translation is MFGNFFERPLPAPPLRALTGTSCFFSGRQKALRLRGSGCRQASSTRLSGKPARRAAATGGAVAVSPVCAPPARVARNFSLARSLFLSLCFRKPLSGLTHGKKVAGFSFSLGWGARALLPSPAQRGAGGGSCCIPSAIIRAFLCIIYSWYSRVGRRAWLGVQSLSCFLWRRQQQKDQQRSPAAATSSLGALMHFHLALHVNQLTKLNVWKSRTGTAHTILLPFLHSFTVNSKKCFNLVTD